In Sorghum bicolor cultivar BTx623 chromosome 8, Sorghum_bicolor_NCBIv3, whole genome shotgun sequence, one genomic interval encodes:
- the LOC8058127 gene encoding serine carboxypeptidase 1 produces the protein MACSASAPPACAATALLLLASIVCCCHSAPSGALVTHLPGFDGAKLPSKHYAGYVTVNETVGSRLFYYLVESERDPAWDPVVLWLNGGPGCSSMDGFVYEHGPFNFEAGRKAGSLPKLHLNPYSWSKVSSVIYLDSPAGVGLSYSKNVSDYKTGDLKTAVDSHTFLLKWFQLYPEFLTNPFYIAGESYAGVYVPTLSHEVVKGIHKGDKPTINFKGYMVGNGVCDTIFDGNALVPFAHGMALISESTYKEANNACQGSYWNSSSAKCNEALSKVDTALGGLNIYDILEPCYHGTNTKEGIPQSNKLPPSFKDLGVTSKPLPVRNRMHGRAWPLRAPVRDGRVPSWQELAASVPDEVPCTSDEVATAWLNNESVRSAIHAEQVSSIGPWQLCTDKIYFDHDAGSMIIYHKNLTSQGYRALIYSGDHDMCVPYTGTEAWTASLGYGIVDSWRQWIVNDQVAGYMQGYENGLTFATIKGAGHTVPEYKPQESLAFYSRWLNDTKL, from the exons ATGGCCTGCTCTGCCTCTGCTCCGCCGGCATGTGCTGCAACAGCCCTTCTCCTGCTAGCCTCCATCGTTTGCTGCTGCCACTCGGCACCGTCAGGTGCACTGGTGACGCATCTCCCCGGGTTCGACGGCGCCAAGCTGCCGTCGAAGCACTACGCTGGGTACGTGACGGTGAATGAGACTGTTGGGAGCAGGCTGTTCTACTACCTGGTGGAGTCAGAGCGCGACCCAGCCTGGGACCCTGTCGTGCTCTGGCTCAATGGTGGTCCTGGCTGCTCCAGCATGGACGGCTTCGTCTACGAGCACG GACCTTTCAACTTTGAGGCAGGAAGGAAAGCTGGAAGCTTGCCAAAGCTTCATCTCAACCCTTATAGCTGGTCTAAG GTGTCTAGTGTGATATACTTGGACTCCCCTGCTGGTGTTGGCTTGTCTTACTCCAAGAATGTTTCAGATTATAAAACCGGTGATCTTAAGACTGCTGTGGATTCGCATACTTTTCTTCTCAAG TGGTTCCAACTCTACCCTGAGTTCTTGACAAATCCATTTTATATAGCTGGAGAGTCATATGCTGGAGTTTATGTCCCTACCCTTTCACATGAAGTTGTCAAAG GAATCCACAAAGGAGATAAGCCAACTATAAACTTTAAG GGCTACATGGTTGGCAATGGTGTATGCGACACCATCTTTGATGGTAACGCTCTTGTGCCATTTGCACACGGAATGGCTCTAATTTCAGAGAGTACATACAAG GAAGCCAACAATGCATGTCAAGGAAGTTACTGGAATTCTAGTAGTGCAAAATGCAACGAAGCACTGTCAAAAGTCGATACG GCACTTGGTGGATTAAATATTTATGACATTCTTGAGCCATGCTACCATGGCACAAACACCAAAGAAGGGATCCCACAAAGTAACAAACTGCCTCCAAGTTTCAAAGATCTTGGTGTAACTAGTAAGCCCCTTCCAGTAAGAAATAGAATGCATGGACGGGCCTGGCCTTTGAGAGCTCCTGTAAGAGATGGGCGTGTTCCATCATGGCAGGAGCTAGCTGCATCAGTTCCCGATGAAGTTCCTTGTACG AGTGATGAAGTTGCAACGGCATGGCTAAACAATGAAAGCGTCAGATCTGCAATTCATGCTGAACAA GTCAGTTCAATTGGACCCTGGCAATTATGCACagataaaatatattttgatcATGATGCTGGGAGTATGATCATTTATCACAAGAACCTTACAAGCCAGGGTTACCGTGCTTTGATTTACAG CGGTGACCATGATATGTGTGTACCTTACACTGGAACTGAAGCATGGACTGCATCATTAGGCTACGGCATTGTTGATTCATGGCGACAATGGATTGTCAATGACCAAGTTGCTGG GTACATGCAAGGATATGAAAACGGCCTCACTTTTGCCACTATTAAG GGTGCTGGGCACACAGTTCCTGAGTATAAACCACAGGAATCATTGGCTTTCTACAGCCGTTGGCTTAACGATACTAAGCTGTGA